Proteins from one Desulfonema limicola genomic window:
- a CDS encoding sensor histidine kinase, with amino-acid sequence MLFKDNGMGIDHEHEDKIFDPFFTTKEVGKGTGLGLSISYGIINEHKGSIDIKETSDCGTTFKITLQQYMKMENN; translated from the coding sequence ATACTTTTCAAAGACAATGGCATGGGGATTGACCATGAACATGAAGATAAAATTTTCGACCCTTTTTTTACCACCAAAGAAGTAGGCAAAGGGACAGGATTGGGGCTTTCCATAAGCTACGGCATAATTAATGAACACAAAGGCAGTATTGATATAAAGGAAACATCTGATTGCGGAACTACATTTAAGATTACTCTTCAACAATATATGAAGATGGAAAATAATTGA
- a CDS encoding porin, which yields MKKIAICIFALCFAGNVYAYDLNKIQIHGFISQGYLQTDNNDFYYAKTEDGTFQFNEMGINFTTELTEQLRVGVQFLSRDLGELGNNDVDIDWAFADYRYQNWLGLRAGRIKRPFGFYNRSRDIDAARTFVMLPPMVYDDVERDSVSATIGIGIYGYLPYGFSYELQYGTMKMDEDGGEASNAAWLLNTLINNVIVGNCFSAALEWVTPLEGLTLSGTAYDLTDNVTFETSMGKLDVDATHYVASAEYTYDRLTLAAEYRYYPMEFTLNDNVKIADQTIEAWYISASYELTDWFTLGSYYGEIYSDKDDRDGDKYKARGLPGALAWRKDLALTTRFDINDYWVFKLEGHMMNGLAQVTTPPNEADEDWFLFAAKMTFSF from the coding sequence ATGAAAAAGATTGCAATATGTATTTTTGCTTTATGCTTTGCCGGTAATGTTTATGCCTATGATCTTAATAAAATTCAGATTCACGGTTTCATATCACAGGGGTATCTGCAAACAGATAATAATGATTTCTATTATGCCAAAACAGAAGACGGCACCTTCCAGTTTAATGAGATGGGGATCAATTTTACCACGGAACTGACCGAACAACTGAGGGTTGGCGTGCAGTTCCTGTCCCGCGACCTCGGAGAACTAGGCAACAATGATGTTGACATTGACTGGGCTTTTGCGGATTACCGGTACCAGAACTGGTTGGGTCTGCGGGCCGGAAGAATCAAAAGACCTTTCGGGTTTTATAACCGAAGCCGAGATATTGATGCCGCCCGCACATTTGTCATGCTGCCGCCTATGGTCTATGATGATGTGGAAAGAGACAGCGTATCGGCGACAATCGGTATCGGCATTTACGGTTACCTTCCCTACGGATTCTCTTACGAACTTCAGTACGGAACAATGAAGATGGATGAAGATGGCGGGGAAGCAAGCAATGCCGCCTGGCTTCTGAATACCCTGATCAACAACGTTATCGTGGGAAATTGTTTCTCTGCCGCCCTGGAATGGGTCACGCCTCTTGAAGGGTTGACTTTGTCGGGAACCGCATACGATCTGACGGATAACGTTACCTTTGAAACTTCTATGGGGAAATTGGACGTTGATGCAACCCACTATGTGGCCTCTGCCGAATATACTTATGACCGTTTAACGCTTGCTGCCGAATATAGATATTATCCAATGGAATTTACTTTGAACGATAACGTAAAGATAGCGGATCAAACCATCGAAGCCTGGTATATCAGCGCCTCATACGAGTTAACCGACTGGTTCACGCTGGGCAGTTATTATGGTGAAATTTATTCGGATAAGGATGACAGGGATGGAGACAAATACAAAGCCAGGGGGTTGCCGGGCGCATTGGCATGGAGAAAGGACCTCGCGCTGACTACAAGGTTTGACATTAACGATTACTGGGTATTTAAGCTGGAAGGCCATATGATGAACGGCTTGGCGCAGGTAACGACACCGCCCAATGAGGCCGATGAAGACTGGTTTTTGTTTGCTGCCAAGATGACCTTTAGTTTTTAA
- a CDS encoding arylesterase has product MCFGDSLTYGTGAAQGLDYPSRLSQMLSMPVINVGVPGDTTGSTLRRLEQDVLSQSPKIVFITLGGNDLKNGISKETAFENLKIIVEKIQAKGALVVIGGISIPFWGKGFGESYDILAKETGAVLIPNIFEGIIGDSKLMSDSIHPNARGYEIMAEMFYKAVKPYLNHD; this is encoded by the coding sequence ATCTGCTTTGGCGACAGCCTTACCTATGGTACTGGAGCGGCACAAGGGCTGGATTATCCTTCACGGCTTTCCCAAATGCTTTCAATGCCTGTTATCAATGTCGGAGTACCTGGAGATACCACAGGCTCAACTTTAAGAAGACTTGAACAGGATGTATTATCTCAATCTCCAAAGATTGTATTTATTACCCTGGGAGGAAATGATTTGAAAAACGGTATTTCAAAGGAGACTGCATTTGAGAATCTTAAAATAATTGTGGAAAAGATCCAGGCAAAGGGCGCTCTTGTGGTTATAGGCGGAATCAGCATACCTTTCTGGGGAAAAGGATTTGGCGAATCTTACGATATTCTGGCAAAGGAAACCGGTGCAGTTCTTATCCCCAATATATTTGAAGGTATTATAGGAGATTCCAAATTAATGAGCGATTCAATTCACCCCAATGCCAGGGGTTATGAAATCATGGCTGAAATGTTTTATAAGGCTGTGAAACCGTATCTAAACCATGATTAA
- a CDS encoding response regulator has protein sequence MLLIEDNLFNLKLAEIVFETAGFKILKAKNGEQAISITENYENDIDFALLDIILPDMGAEDIYPRIKAARPEMKVIISGGYTRQEAAEKIHSMDIFDFIQKPFNPEILKHKIKQWIEK, from the coding sequence GTGCTCCTTATTGAAGATAATCTTTTTAATCTTAAACTTGCAGAGATTGTTTTTGAGACAGCAGGATTTAAAATACTTAAAGCAAAAAATGGTGAGCAGGCCATTTCCATTACTGAAAACTATGAAAATGATATTGATTTTGCCCTGCTTGACATTATTCTTCCTGATATGGGGGCTGAGGACATTTATCCCCGCATTAAGGCTGCCAGACCTGAAATGAAGGTTATTATATCCGGCGGATATACAAGGCAGGAAGCAGCGGAAAAAATTCATTCAATGGATATATTTGATTTTATTCAAAAACCTTTTAATCCTGAAATACTCAAACATAAAATAAAACAATGGATTGAAAAGTAA
- a CDS encoding YfiR/HmsC family protein: MDRPIYLHLFKIAYSILFLILMTIYFPPKSYADQVTQRRILAGLDLFPSFLAADRDIENKQTPDKELLLYIVISGMDEITAQIDGHLRNIRQVRGIPVRVEIVSNAEFQNYIGPVPAGIFLIQHVPDINNIIQYSRENSIMIVSPFEGDVERGVMGGVFISDRILPLINMNAVKEAGIRLKSFFLRVAKIYE, encoded by the coding sequence ATGGATAGGCCAATTTACTTACATCTTTTTAAGATCGCATACAGCATACTCTTTTTGATATTGATGACGATATATTTTCCGCCAAAAAGTTATGCGGATCAGGTTACCCAGCGCCGTATTCTGGCCGGTCTGGATCTTTTCCCAAGTTTTCTGGCTGCTGACCGTGACATTGAAAATAAACAGACTCCTGATAAAGAACTGCTTTTATATATTGTAATATCCGGCATGGATGAGATAACAGCACAGATAGACGGACACTTGAGAAATATACGGCAGGTTCGGGGAATACCTGTCCGTGTTGAAATTGTCTCAAATGCCGAATTTCAAAATTACATAGGCCCAGTTCCGGCAGGTATCTTCCTTATTCAGCATGTTCCTGATATAAATAATATCATACAATACAGCCGGGAAAACAGCATCATGATTGTATCCCCTTTTGAAGGTGATGTTGAGCGCGGGGTAATGGGAGGTGTTTTTATCAGTGACAGGATACTTCCCCTGATTAATATGAATGCTGTAAAAGAGGCAGGTATCCGGCTTAAATCTTTTTTCTTAAGGGTTGCGAAGATATATGAATAA
- a CDS encoding methyl-accepting chemotaxis protein: MKRINLFFKIWLSISALIIGYTLSMIQTHMSSNRVRVEFTQLSSSLFPASIISREAQDSFKKQIMLYEIGVMAGDQEIVGQASEELQVIKENLQKILSLKELDEGRTNLTKNILQDVETYNQEASQIYLKMASGNLSGEDKNLVSRLANEKDLLLSQFSQLAEGLSDDFKKNSESAITWFDWQKNLNLMVFIGILSFSLLMVWALTRKAIIQPVERVIGQLKDISTGIVTSSADVSGYSQSLARGASEQAASVEETSASLEQLSAMTRQNREDAELAQHMTKDAVRIVNRIDNHMKQMISAMDEITRSGQEAGQIIKLINDIAFQTNLLALNAAVEAARSGESGKGFAVVAEEVRNLAGRSASAAGSTTDIIAKTTAAGNSGNDLVKSTIETFQENVKISTTIGKLAEQILRSSGEQAMGIEQVNQAVTRIEIVIQSNITGAEHTADAAQELSRQAEIMSGVVKQLETLVRGK; the protein is encoded by the coding sequence ATGAAACGTATCAACTTATTTTTTAAGATCTGGTTGAGCATCAGTGCATTGATCATTGGCTATACCCTTTCAATGATTCAGACTCATATGAGCAGCAACCGGGTCAGGGTAGAATTTACACAACTATCTTCTTCTCTGTTTCCTGCTTCCATTATCAGTCGGGAGGCCCAGGACAGTTTTAAAAAGCAGATCATGCTTTATGAAATTGGGGTAATGGCAGGAGACCAGGAAATAGTCGGCCAGGCATCGGAAGAGTTGCAGGTGATAAAGGAAAATTTGCAGAAGATTCTGTCATTAAAGGAACTGGATGAAGGCCGGACAAATCTTACAAAAAATATTTTACAGGATGTCGAAACTTATAATCAGGAAGCATCGCAGATATATCTGAAAATGGCTTCCGGAAATTTAAGCGGAGAGGATAAGAACCTCGTCAGTCGGCTGGCCAATGAGAAAGACCTCCTTTTGTCGCAGTTTTCCCAACTTGCCGAGGGGTTGTCGGATGATTTTAAGAAAAATTCTGAATCGGCCATCACCTGGTTCGATTGGCAGAAAAATCTCAATCTGATGGTTTTTATCGGTATCCTTTCTTTTTCCCTCCTTATGGTCTGGGCATTGACCCGAAAGGCTATTATTCAACCTGTCGAGCGCGTTATTGGACAGTTGAAAGATATAAGCACCGGAATTGTAACATCTTCAGCAGATGTTTCCGGCTACAGTCAGTCCCTTGCCCGCGGGGCATCCGAGCAGGCTGCAAGCGTGGAAGAGACTTCGGCATCACTGGAACAACTCTCTGCCATGACCAGGCAGAACCGGGAGGACGCTGAACTGGCGCAGCACATGACAAAAGATGCTGTTCGGATTGTGAACCGGATAGATAATCATATGAAGCAGATGATATCGGCAATGGATGAGATTACCCGGTCAGGTCAGGAGGCCGGGCAGATCATCAAACTGATCAACGATATCGCCTTTCAGACCAACCTTCTGGCCCTGAATGCGGCAGTGGAGGCCGCTCGATCAGGTGAATCCGGAAAAGGATTCGCTGTGGTTGCGGAAGAAGTGCGTAATCTGGCAGGCCGCAGTGCCTCTGCTGCGGGAAGCACTACGGACATCATAGCCAAAACCACTGCGGCAGGGAATAGCGGCAATGACCTTGTTAAATCCACCATTGAAACCTTTCAGGAAAACGTGAAGATTTCAACGACCATCGGAAAACTTGCCGAACAGATTCTTAGATCCTCCGGTGAGCAGGCAATGGGCATTGAACAGGTGAATCAGGCCGTTACCCGTATAGAGATCGTTATCCAGTCCAACATTACCGGTGCGGAACATACGGCCGATGCCGCTCAGGAACTCTCCCGGCAGGCGGAAATAATGAGCGGTGTGGTCAAGCAGTTGGAAACATTGGTGAGAGGAAAGTAG
- a CDS encoding amphi-Trp domain-containing protein — MTKKEEFEYNSIQDNLSIGKYLNAMIEGFEKNKVSFKSDNNEIILSPNDLIEFSIKAKRKGNKNKISLKFFWKDVNERSQPDDDFEIFA, encoded by the coding sequence ATGACAAAAAAAGAAGAATTTGAGTATAATTCCATTCAGGATAATCTCAGCATTGGTAAATATCTGAATGCAATGATTGAAGGATTTGAAAAAAATAAAGTCAGCTTTAAATCTGATAACAACGAAATAATATTATCTCCAAATGATTTGATTGAATTCAGCATAAAAGCAAAAAGAAAAGGGAATAAGAATAAGATTTCCCTGAAATTTTTCTGGAAAGATGTAAATGAGAGAAGCCAGCCGGATGATGATTTTGAAATCTTTGCATAA
- a CDS encoding GAK system XXXCH domain-containing protein has protein sequence MSGSKISYEGMTKNQVSQFLREIADRLEGKTPEEGLQFDVDPGDFLKLQIKMKKELCGFSMSIKLKEGYEGLPLEESLKNRRPKYKKLKKNMKITFREISNNLINNILPNDSIVSLFLTDSKLMITCFDKGDEYYEEYSNACEKFRLAFEAKEIEACKIAFAELTQIKTKCHKQYK, from the coding sequence ATGTCTGGCAGTAAAATATCCTATGAAGGAATGACTAAAAACCAGGTATCGCAGTTTTTAAGGGAAATCGCAGACAGGCTGGAAGGAAAAACCCCAGAAGAAGGTCTGCAGTTTGATGTTGATCCAGGTGATTTCCTGAAATTGCAGATTAAGATGAAAAAAGAACTTTGCGGTTTTTCCATGTCAATAAAATTAAAGGAAGGTTATGAGGGTTTACCCCTTGAAGAATCTTTGAAAAACCGCAGGCCAAAATATAAAAAACTCAAAAAAAACATGAAAATCACTTTCAGGGAAATCAGTAATAATCTTATAAACAATATCCTGCCCAATGACTCCATTGTTTCATTATTTCTCACAGATTCAAAGCTCATGATAACCTGTTTTGATAAAGGAGATGAGTATTATGAAGAATACAGCAATGCCTGTGAAAAATTTCGCCTGGCATTTGAAGCAAAGGAAATTGAAGCATGTAAAATCGCCTTTGCTGAATTAACCCAGATAAAAACAAAATGCCACAAACAATATAAATAA
- a CDS encoding pentapeptide repeat-containing protein — translation MIDFAGKNLSGVDFSGVDLTGANFKKTNLSHADLTGANLEDSILIRADLQNAVLRGSCLIQARLQQAMLWKAELGEACLKSCNLKNSNLKMAKLPSANLQKVNANHADLTCADLTEADLCYADFSHALLVNTNQVFQMLFI, via the coding sequence ATGATTGACTTTGCAGGGAAAAATCTATCCGGGGTAGATTTTTCCGGTGTTGATCTTACAGGAGCCAATTTCAAAAAAACCAATCTCAGCCATGCAGATTTAACCGGAGCAAATCTTGAAGATTCCATTCTCATCAGAGCTGATCTTCAAAATGCGGTTTTACGGGGGAGCTGTTTAATTCAGGCCAGGCTCCAACAGGCAATGCTCTGGAAAGCCGAACTTGGGGAAGCCTGTCTTAAAAGCTGCAATTTAAAAAACTCAAATCTTAAAATGGCAAAACTCCCAAGTGCCAATCTTCAAAAGGTTAATGCAAATCATGCAGATTTAACCTGTGCAGATTTAACGGAAGCAGACCTTTGTTATGCTGATTTTTCACATGCTTTGCTGGTAAATACCAATCAAGTCTTCCAGATGCTTTTTATTTGA
- a CDS encoding substrate-binding domain-containing protein — protein sequence MKKVLIYLLIAMLFSSAAAFADILIISNKDVPDTALSQKNVQEIFLGKRVQWSDNSKIHFVTIKNPDIHEAFLKQYLKKSDAKWKAYWKRMVFTGRGTPPQQFGTTQELLEYVSKTDGAVGYIDSETTAVNVKVVNVK from the coding sequence ATGAAAAAAGTATTGATTTATCTTTTGATTGCCATGTTGTTTTCATCAGCCGCAGCATTTGCCGACATTCTTATCATCAGCAACAAGGATGTGCCTGATACCGCTTTGAGCCAGAAGAATGTTCAGGAAATTTTCCTGGGCAAACGGGTTCAATGGAGCGATAACTCTAAAATCCATTTTGTAACAATTAAAAACCCTGACATTCATGAAGCATTTTTAAAGCAGTACCTGAAAAAATCCGATGCAAAATGGAAAGCCTACTGGAAGCGCATGGTCTTTACAGGCAGGGGAACGCCGCCCCAGCAGTTTGGAACAACCCAGGAATTGCTCGAATATGTTTCAAAAACAGATGGTGCGGTAGGTTATATTGATTCCGAAACCACTGCTGTAAATGTTAAAGTTGTTAATGTTAAATAA
- a CDS encoding TonB-dependent receptor plug domain-containing protein: protein MNVYKNLIFYKIILLILFFFFIAASGCCFGADHANPELIMESDEDAAEMKRLMSILEEHTEIATKTRLNADYVPGMVTVLYRDDLEARGIRTMWEALCLVPGIDMTFETTGGKDVLVRGVADNYLSGNTKFLLDGVSMNIMLYAEASTPIQIPIELIDRIEVIRGPGSAIHGEFAYTSVVNIITRKKENLFFSGLSKYNDYRLGGVLSWSDAKEIFHVNLSVSATETEDTDVSSGPDILYGMGMGEISNAPGPRNDGRDFHSVLFDTGYKNTSLKVQYLQTDNGDNYGMTHVLPYPEKRKSQKSYQYLIDAGQKINFSSSLESTLHIGWMKYQFEFDKVLFYPPGYLGIYTDGMLASIYYEEYRLNSGIDITWKGWEHHTLLAGYSLVRIDMGDVWSEGNFDPLTLAPLPYMKHYEGDVNYLVEDQSRTVHGITLQDEYRMSDSFTITAGLRYDVYNDIGESFSPRLAAVWRLTDRHILKSQYARAFRPPTFSELYSLNNPVMTGNPDLKPSVIDTYEAGYIYKKDNMACRITCFYSELDDMVVQGIDKSVSNKSSARVLGTELEIERELTDYLKFNAGLSYVDTKDKLTGSQIEGSVNWMANAGLLYRPFNKIALNLQYRYVGDRNRAPDDPRDDLDSYHNFDFTLSSFNMFFKGLTFRTGIKNLFNEDERTPAPMGTDLYGNPIPTYPEDYSHTGREWWAKITYVF from the coding sequence ATGAACGTTTATAAGAATTTGATATTTTATAAAATTATTTTATTGATACTGTTCTTTTTTTTCATTGCTGCATCAGGCTGCTGCTTTGGAGCAGATCATGCAAACCCGGAATTGATCATGGAATCTGATGAGGATGCCGCAGAAATGAAGCGTTTAATGAGTATCCTTGAAGAACATACGGAGATTGCCACGAAAACCCGCCTTAATGCGGATTATGTTCCGGGAATGGTAACAGTGCTTTACAGGGATGACCTGGAAGCCAGGGGTATCCGAACCATGTGGGAGGCATTGTGTCTTGTGCCCGGAATAGACATGACTTTTGAGACTACCGGAGGAAAGGATGTTCTTGTAAGAGGTGTGGCTGATAATTATCTTTCAGGCAATACCAAATTTTTGCTGGACGGCGTTTCAATGAACATTATGCTCTATGCCGAAGCATCAACACCTATCCAGATTCCTATTGAACTGATAGACCGTATTGAAGTGATCCGGGGGCCGGGTTCTGCTATTCATGGTGAGTTTGCATATACAAGTGTTGTGAACATTATCACCAGAAAGAAGGAAAACCTGTTTTTCAGCGGATTGAGCAAATATAATGATTACAGGCTTGGCGGAGTGCTTTCATGGTCTGATGCAAAAGAAATTTTTCATGTAAATCTCAGCGTATCTGCAACAGAAACAGAAGATACGGATGTCAGCTCAGGGCCGGATATACTCTATGGCATGGGAATGGGTGAAATATCCAATGCTCCGGGGCCAAGAAATGACGGCCGTGATTTTCATTCTGTCCTTTTTGATACAGGTTATAAAAATACATCATTAAAAGTACAATATCTTCAAACAGATAACGGGGACAATTACGGCATGACCCATGTACTGCCCTATCCTGAAAAAAGAAAATCCCAGAAGTCATATCAATATCTCATAGATGCGGGGCAGAAAATCAATTTTTCTTCATCTCTTGAAAGCACTCTCCATATAGGATGGATGAAATATCAATTTGAATTTGATAAAGTCCTTTTTTATCCTCCGGGATATCTTGGCATATACACAGACGGAATGCTTGCCAGTATTTATTATGAAGAATACAGGTTAAACAGCGGAATTGATATTACCTGGAAAGGCTGGGAACATCACACACTGCTTGCAGGTTACTCACTAGTCAGAATTGACATGGGAGATGTCTGGTCTGAAGGCAATTTTGATCCTTTAACTCTCGCACCTCTGCCTTATATGAAGCATTATGAAGGGGATGTGAACTATCTTGTTGAAGATCAAAGCAGGACAGTACACGGCATTACGCTCCAGGATGAATACAGAATGAGTGATTCTTTTACAATAACAGCCGGTCTCAGATATGATGTTTATAATGATATTGGAGAAAGCTTCAGTCCCAGACTTGCTGCTGTCTGGAGACTGACAGACAGGCATATATTAAAATCCCAGTATGCAAGGGCCTTCCGGCCGCCTACATTTTCCGAATTATATTCCCTGAACAATCCTGTTATGACCGGCAATCCGGACTTGAAGCCTTCGGTTATAGATACTTATGAAGCGGGTTATATATATAAAAAAGATAATATGGCATGCCGCATTACCTGCTTTTATTCCGAACTTGATGACATGGTTGTGCAAGGCATAGACAAAAGTGTCAGTAATAAGAGCAGCGCTAGGGTTTTGGGTACTGAACTTGAAATTGAAAGGGAACTCACAGATTATCTCAAGTTTAATGCAGGCCTTTCTTATGTTGATACAAAAGATAAACTGACCGGTTCTCAAATAGAAGGTTCTGTCAACTGGATGGCAAATGCAGGGCTTTTATACCGGCCTTTTAATAAAATTGCCTTAAACCTTCAATACCGCTATGTGGGAGACCGTAACCGCGCACCTGACGATCCAAGAGACGACCTTGACAGCTATCATAATTTTGATTTTACACTCAGCTCTTTTAATATGTTTTTTAAGGGTTTGACATTCAGAACCGGAATAAAAAATCTTTTTAATGAAGATGAACGAACCCCGGCTCCGATGGGTACGGATTTATACGGCAATCCCATTCCAACCTATCCTGAGGATTATTCACATACAGGCAGGGAATGGTGGGCAAAGATTACTTATGTCTTTTAA
- a CDS encoding sensor histidine kinase: MVIYWTAVVEPRLKTESQIVAKAMAQFRSNDIADALSTDRGQTKPDKVIKCMDLAIVLTNPATKTPFIKGIELEVDPDVVNIGEDTIISRGNVLCKSCYITEIPLYASETRELMGIAKFYMSMDFFRNLKNEMVVRFFEMSLIIIILISAVGFLTTLLIKPLNILSDYLMRKDAHDLSATPDLTGMVTIEIKMVKTAMDDLLVRAQAHALEINKAYTKLKNTQAQLVQTGRLASIGELAAGVAHELNQPLMVIKTTSQILPKYIDRMTKDQILDHMNTVKRNTERMTSIINHLRTFSRQKQAKYEAVDINKVINDAFLMIGQQLKLRNIMVEMRLDPQLPDCFGNLNQLEQVFLNLITNARDTLIEADEIKGRADPEYMGKLNITTRSSNEKDNSIEPTHKRKIHYNIKYVPPIRIILFCKFINQI, translated from the coding sequence ATGGTAATCTACTGGACAGCTGTTGTGGAGCCGAGATTAAAAACCGAATCCCAGATAGTGGCAAAGGCAATGGCCCAGTTCAGGTCAAATGACATTGCAGATGCTCTCAGTACCGACCGCGGACAAACAAAACCGGATAAGGTTATAAAATGTATGGATCTGGCAATAGTGCTTACCAATCCTGCTACAAAAACCCCGTTTATTAAAGGCATTGAACTGGAAGTTGATCCTGATGTGGTAAATATTGGAGAGGATACCATTATAAGCAGGGGAAATGTTTTATGCAAAAGCTGTTATATTACGGAAATACCCCTGTATGCCAGCGAGACCCGCGAACTTATGGGCATTGCAAAATTTTACATGAGTATGGATTTTTTCAGAAACCTTAAAAATGAAATGGTTGTCCGGTTTTTTGAGATGTCATTGATAATTATTATTTTAATTTCAGCAGTCGGTTTTCTGACCACCCTTTTAATAAAACCCCTGAATATTCTGTCCGATTATTTAATGCGGAAAGATGCCCATGATTTAAGTGCAACACCTGATTTAACAGGAATGGTGACCATAGAAATAAAAATGGTAAAAACTGCAATGGATGACCTGCTGGTCAGGGCACAGGCCCATGCCCTTGAAATAAATAAAGCCTATACAAAATTAAAAAACACCCAGGCCCAGCTTGTTCAGACCGGCAGACTTGCATCAATAGGAGAGTTGGCAGCCGGTGTAGCCCATGAATTAAATCAGCCTTTAATGGTCATCAAAACAACTTCACAGATATTACCAAAATACATTGACCGTATGACTAAAGACCAGATCCTTGACCATATGAATACTGTAAAACGAAATACAGAACGCATGACAAGTATAATTAATCATCTTCGAACATTTTCCAGGCAAAAGCAGGCAAAATATGAGGCAGTTGATATTAACAAGGTAATCAATGACGCATTCCTGATGATCGGGCAGCAGTTAAAATTGCGCAATATCATGGTTGAAATGCGTCTTGATCCGCAGCTGCCGGACTGCTTTGGCAATTTAAACCAGCTTGAACAGGTGTTTTTAAACCTTATTACCAATGCCAGGGATACCCTTATTGAAGCTGATGAAATAAAAGGCAGGGCAGATCCGGAATATATGGGAAAACTCAATATTACAACCAGATCGTCAAATGAGAAGGATAACAGTATAGAGCCTACGCATAAACGTAAAATACACTATAATATCAAATACGTGCCACCAATACGAATTATATTGTTTTGTAAATTTATAAATCAAATATAA